One segment of Parvularcula sp. IMCC14364 DNA contains the following:
- the rpmA gene encoding 50S ribosomal protein L27, translating to MAHKKAGGSSRNGRDSEGRRLGVKKFGGELVIPGNIIIRQRGTKFHPGDNVGMGKDHTIFSKVTGNVSFRRTRDDKSIVSVDPIEAE from the coding sequence ATGGCACACAAAAAAGCAGGCGGCTCATCCCGTAACGGTCGCGACTCCGAAGGTCGGCGCCTTGGTGTGAAGAAATTTGGCGGGGAACTTGTTATTCCTGGCAACATCATCATCCGTCAGCGCGGCACAAAATTTCATCCTGGCGATAATGTTGGTATGGGGAAGGATCATACGATTTTTTCCAAGGTTACGGGCAATGTCTCCTTCCGTCGCACGCGTGATGACAAGAGCATCGTGAGTGTTGACCCCATAGAAGCCGAATAA